Genomic DNA from Telopea speciosissima isolate NSW1024214 ecotype Mountain lineage chromosome 2, Tspe_v1, whole genome shotgun sequence:
tttctttttcttttccttcatgTTCCTCTAATTGAGAGGAGACTCAAGAACTAGTCTGATAGGGAGAGGCTTTgcaataaatatgaaagatccCACACATTGATAAGCTATTGTGCCAACAAACTAATTCAAAACACCCAAATATCCTAGTGGGAAGCATCAATTTcaacatttttcaaaaaaatacaaatgcaGTCAAACTGTCTACCCAAAAACTGATACACTTAAATGAtttataacttaaaaaaaacatCTTATCTGTAAGCTTTGGCATAGATCTGTAGGAAAAGGGATGGTGGGCGGAAGCAAATCAATTGTATAGAATTTTGATGTAGGAAATATGTAAGGTCAAGGAGGTTCTACTCCTCTAAAAAGGGATGGTTCCGGAGGAGCACAATTTAATCATTTCATCTCGCAATCGAATCCTTCTTCATTGTTTCGATCACCTCAGCAAACCCATTCATCTGCCTTCTTCCTACCAGGAGCTTCAAATCAAGAATACCATGAAGAGCCCCACCATGGACTGTTACAAAATAAGACCTTCCATGGACTAATGCAACTACTTGAACTTCAAAGCAGTACAagtaattcctcttcttctgcaGCTGCAGCTGCTGCCAATCTCTTCAATCTCAGCTTTTTTTCCAATAGCAGCATCAATAATAGCAACAATGTCAACAATAACAACAGTCAATTGTCCTCTTCTGGGTTACTAATTCCTGAACAGTTCAATGGAAATGCTGGTGGAGAAGGAaattccctcttttcttctaacctAATGGGTGATCACATTGGGTCAAGTGTCTCTTCTCTTTACAACAATTCAGTACAAAATGAAGTTGTTATTCCTCAAATGTCTGCAACAGCTTTGCTTCAAAAAGCTGCTCAAATGGGTTCAAGAGCAAGCAGTGGAAGTGTTTCTTTGCTTAGAGGTTTTGGCAGTTCTTCATTAAGTGGTCCTAAATCTGACAGGTCTCACTTGACTGCTAATTTTAGGGCTAATTTTGGAGGTGGTGGGGGTGAAACATTGTcaaagatggaaaatgaaaatcatCTCCAAGATCTAATGAATTCTCTAGCAAATGGTGGCTCCTCCATTTTTGGAGATGCTTCAGGAGGAATCCCTACCTTTGGAGTGAATTGTAATAGTGGTGGACATGAACAAGAGACCAATTTTGGAAACATGGAAGAACCCAAGTTGCATCAAAATCTTACAGTGATTCTTGGAGGATCTGATAGGTTAACAAGAGACTTCTTAGGTGTTGGAGGGATGGTAAGGAGCATGGGAGGTGGGTTATCACAAAGAGAACAACATGGTATTGATATCAGTTCCCTGGATCCAGAAATGAAGTCGGGTTCTGGTTGATCCTTTGGAGGCGGCGCTAATCATCTTCAGTAAAGATGATCTTGGcagatagaaagaaaaataaaatttaggtAAGTGACTCAAAAACCTTGTCAATTTGCTTTGGGGAAGGGGAGAAACTGTGACGTTTTTGCTTAATAGTACTCTCAAAGTACATGTGCTTATAAGTTCTTCCCTTTAAACCTCTTTCTGTGAGTAGCTGTTTTGATTATAGATGGTGATGAACTGAGAATAgttgcttttattttcttctctatcctttttgttctctttttctgGGTAAACCTAGAAAGGAGAGTAACTCAACAGAAATAGACATTTCCTTCATGTTGAGTTCATCTCAAGTATATAATGCAGATGCGGTTAGCTTCATTAATTTGGCTTGATCATACACATTGGTTGGGCAATTCAAGCACTCTTAATCTCTTATTGTGGAATTTCATAATGTGGGTGGGTATTAATCTCTAGTCGTACGCCATTGTTTGTATACAAGGGATGCCATTCTTTGTTTTCTATATCTTCTTCGACACTCCCATTACAGCAcacagagatagagagatagagagatagagagagatattccttcatgcaccttcaaaggtggaaaagaaaaaaaaaaacagaaatcttgggtggtttcttcaatttcctctttaaaaaaagaaagtgtcCTACCTGTTACCTAATAGTAAAGAATATACAAATGGTGAATTTGAATTCTAtgggattgggttgggttgacatTCTCTGAAGACACAGAAGACACAAAACCACACTTCTCCTATTGTCTTTCTACGTTGACTCCTATTCACTAGAATGGCATCTCTCCACTCCactcttctcctctcccctcctccACCTTTAACCATCCTTTTATGTTTTATAAGTTTTACCCATCTCTTTAACTGCTCTATTTTATATTGATTGCTTGCTGAAATGTCAACATCTTCTCTTGGGGTCtccatctttctcctcctctcctttttCGTGAATTGACTCAATCATTGACAGAGAAGTTAGTGGAGGTCGATCTGACTCTATCCATGTTC
This window encodes:
- the LOC122650702 gene encoding protein indeterminate-domain 5, chloroplastic-like, with translation MAGQGGSTPLKRDGSGGAQFNHFISQSNPSSLFRSPQQTHSSAFFLPGASNQEYHEEPHHGLLQNKTFHGLMQLLELQSSTSNSSSSAAAAAANLFNLSFFSNSSINNSNNVNNNNSQLSSSGLLIPEQFNGNAGGEGNSLFSSNLMGDHIGSSVSSLYNNSVQNEVVIPQMSATALLQKAAQMGSRASSGSVSLLRGFGSSSLSGPKSDRSHLTANFRANFGGGGGETLSKMENENHLQDLMNSLANGGSSIFGDASGGIPTFGVNCNSGGHEQETNFGNMEEPKLHQNLTVILGGSDRLTRDFLGVGGMVRSMGGGLSQREQHGIDISSLDPEMKSGSG